The following nucleotide sequence is from Micromonospora sp. WMMD1120.
CGCGGCAGCTCGGCATGACCCCGCTGCACTGGTCGGTCGACCCGTCCGACTGGGATTTGCCCGGGGCCAGCAAGATCGCGGCCACGGTGCTGACCCAGGCCGAACCGGACTCGGTGGTGCTGCTGCACGACGCCGGCGGGGACCGCCAGGGCACTGTGGACGCGCTGCGCCAGATCCTGCCGGAGCTGACCGCACGCTTCGAGCTGGAGGCGCTGCCCACCGACCCGACCTGAGCGCCCGCCCGGGGTGCCGCCCCCGGCGGGGCCGGCACCCCGGGCTGCTTCGGGGCGACCTTCCAGCGGCACGACAGGTAACGGATACGGTGGCGGGATGAGCAGCGCGGAGCCGACCAGCGATCAGGTAACCCGGAGCGAGCGGCTGACGCCCGTGGAGATCGCCGACGTGCTGGCCCTCGCCGGTGTCGCGGGCGACACCGACGGGGCGAGCCCGCTCGACGAGCACGTGCTGCTGCGACTCCGCGAGCCGGACGCCCCGGCCCTGCACCTGATCGCCCGCGCCGACGACGGCACGCTGACCGGGTACGCGCACCTGGACACCACCGACCCGGTCGGCGGGATCGGGGTCGAGCTGGTGGTGCACCCCGCGTACCGCCGGCGGGGCACCGGCCGCGCCCTGGCCCGGGGGGTACTCGCCTCCGCCACCGGGCCGCTGCGGGCCTGGGCGCACGGCGACCACCCCTCGGCCGCGGCCCTCGGTGTGGATCTCGGGTTCACCCGGGCACGGGTGCTCTGGCAGCTACGCCGACCCCTGGCCGGCCCGTTGGGCGAGCCGCGTCTGCCCGACGGGGTGACGCTGCGCGCCTTCCGGCCCGGATCGGACGACGCGGCCTGGCTGGAACTCAACGCGCGGGCCTTCGCCGAGCATCCCGAACAGGGCCGCTGGACCTCCGACGACCTGCGGGTCCGGCTCGCCGAGCCGTGGTTCGACAAGGAGGGCTTCCTGCTCGCCGAGGAGACGGCGACCGGTCGGCTGCTGGGCTTCCACTGGACCAAGGTGCACGAGCGGCCGGGGTCGGCCCGGATCGGCGAGGTGTACGTGCTGGGCGTGGAGCCGACCGCGCACGGTGGCGGGCTCGGTCGGGCGTTGACCACCGCCGGCCTGGCGTACCTGCGGGACCGGCGTGGCCTGGACCGGGTGATGCTCTACGTGGACGAGTCGAACACCGGTGCTGTCGCGCTCTACGAACGGCTGGGTTTCGCCCGCTGGTCCGCGCACATCAACTACCACCTGGGCTGACCGCCTCCACCGACCGGCCCACTGGTCGACACCGGGGCCGCCGAGGCGGCCGGGTCACCGGTCGGTAACGGGCGGGCGTCGGCGGGATAACGGCGAACCGGAAATATCCGCATACTTCCGACAGGTGTACCCCGGTTCACTTAACGGACAACTCACCCTCAGCATGCGGTCACCTGGACGGCCGCACGTGTTCACCTCGCGTTCATTTGCGACCGGCGAACCGGCTACCTGGCACTTCTAACTTTCGTGTCAGCCGGTCAGCGCCGGTCCACGGACCCCGGGATCGGGGTGCCAAGTCAGACGCGAAGGGAAACCCCTCAGGTGAAGCTCCAGCGGTACGGCACTATTGCCTGCCTCGCTCTTACTGCGACGCTCGGTCTCAGTGCTTGCGGCTCGGA
It contains:
- the mshD gene encoding mycothiol synthase gives rise to the protein MSSAEPTSDQVTRSERLTPVEIADVLALAGVAGDTDGASPLDEHVLLRLREPDAPALHLIARADDGTLTGYAHLDTTDPVGGIGVELVVHPAYRRRGTGRALARGVLASATGPLRAWAHGDHPSAAALGVDLGFTRARVLWQLRRPLAGPLGEPRLPDGVTLRAFRPGSDDAAWLELNARAFAEHPEQGRWTSDDLRVRLAEPWFDKEGFLLAEETATGRLLGFHWTKVHERPGSARIGEVYVLGVEPTAHGGGLGRALTTAGLAYLRDRRGLDRVMLYVDESNTGAVALYERLGFARWSAHINYHLG